The following are encoded in a window of Candidatus Acidiferrales bacterium genomic DNA:
- a CDS encoding NADH-quinone oxidoreductase subunit B family protein, whose protein sequence is MGYLENRFEKNFVISTVDYVFNWARKSALWPLTFGLACCAIEMIASSTSRFDIARFGAEVFRPSPRQSDLMIVAGTVTLKMGPVLRRIWEQMPEPKWCISMGACSSVGGPFNTYSVLQGVDKIVPVDVYVTGCPPRPENLFYGLLKLQDKIDQMSLAKRPTEVHLDEGMVEEFKKGVMVAQTMNPR, encoded by the coding sequence ATGGGTTATCTGGAGAATCGCTTCGAAAAGAATTTTGTCATCAGCACGGTGGACTATGTCTTCAACTGGGCGCGCAAATCGGCGCTCTGGCCGCTGACTTTCGGGCTGGCGTGTTGCGCGATTGAGATGATTGCCAGCTCCACCTCGCGCTTCGATATTGCCCGGTTCGGCGCTGAAGTTTTCCGTCCGTCGCCGCGTCAGTCGGATTTGATGATTGTTGCCGGGACGGTGACGTTGAAGATGGGGCCGGTGCTGAGGCGGATCTGGGAGCAGATGCCCGAACCGAAGTGGTGCATTTCCATGGGAGCCTGCTCGAGCGTGGGCGGGCCGTTCAACACGTACAGCGTCCTTCAGGGCGTGGACAAGATTGTCCCGGTGGACGTTTACGTGACCGGCTGCCCGCCTCGCCCGGAAAACCTTTTCTACGGCCTGCTGAAGCTGCAGGACAAGATTGACCAGATGTCGCTGGCGAAGCGGCCCACGGAAGTGCATCTCGATGAGGGCATGGTGGAGGAATTCAAGAAGGGCGTCATGGTCGCCCAGACCATGAATCCTCGCTAA